The window CCACGCACATCGATATCGAGTTGGCCAACGATTTGCGCGACATGACGATCGCGGACGATGGCTGTGGGATGGACCGCGACGACGCAGAGTTGTCTCTGCAGCGCCACGCCACGTCGAAGATCCGCACGACGGAGGATCTGTTCGCGATTCAGACGCGCGGGTTCCGTGGCGAGGCATTGGCGTCGATCGCGGCCGTATCGCGCCTGGAACTGCAAACGCGCCGACACGAGGATTTGTCCGGAACGCGAGTCGTTGTCGAAGGCGGCGCCATCGAGCGCATCGAAGGTGCCGGCTGCCCGGCCGGGACGCGGATCATCGTGCGGGACTTGTTCTTCAACACACCGGCGCGACGGAATTTCCTGAAGACCCCGGTCGGCGAATTCAACGCCGCGCTGCGAACGCTTGTCCGACAGGCATTGGCTGCGCACGAGGTTGGAGTCCGCGTTGTCAAAGACGACAAGGTCCATCTCGATCTGCCCGTGGGCCAGAGTCTCGCCGATCGGTTCAAGGCCTTGATGGGTTCGCAAGTCGAACACGGGCTGCTGGAGCTGGCATTCGACCGGCCGCCGGCTCGGGTTCGCGGGTACCTGGCGCGCCCGCTGAGCAGTCGCTCCGACCGTCGTTCTCAGTATCTGTTCGTCAACGATCGGCCATTTTCCAGCAAGCAAATCGCCGCGGCCATCGAGCAGGCCTGTCGCGGCTTTATCATGATCGGGCGCTTTCCGATCTTCTGCGTCTTCATCGACGTTCCTCCAGAGGAGGTGGACATCAACGTCCACCCGACGAAAGAAGAAGTGCGATTCCGCAACGAACGCTCGATCGCGGGCGCGTGCTATCATGCAGCGCGTCTGGCGCTCGAAGAACATGGCCACGTCCCAAACATGCAGTTGGGCGACGAGCAGGGACCGCAACCTGCCGAGCAGGAGTCGCGTCCGGCTCAAGATCCAGCCTTCTTCACGTCGCCGGAAGCTTTGGTCGCACGGGCGTTCGAGCGCAAACGCGCTCGCGAAGTGCAAAGCGATTGGATCGGCCTCGCCGCGCAGCAGGAGGACTTTCAGCCGCGTGCTCCGGAGTTCGCCCCCGCGCTGGGACCCGCCGAACGCGTCTCTGCCGAAGAGCCGGAAGCCGATGCGGAGCCCACTGCGCCCCCGCCAAAGCACTCCGCGCAATCGCCGATTGCTGCCGGCCCGGGCGAACGGCCCGAGCCAAACTTCTGGCGCCAGGGCTACGAACCCGAACCTCTCGGACAGATCGCGAACACGTACATCGTTGTGCGATTCGGACCGGACCTCTTGCTCGTCGACCAGCACGCGGCACACGAGCGCATTCGTTTCATCGAACTCCAGCAGCGATCGGCGGAGATTTCATCGCAGACGTTGCTTGTGCCGGAGACGTTCGACGTGCCTGCCGATCGCCGGGCGGCGATGGAGACGCTGGCGCCCGCGCTGCAGAACCTGGGATTTGAGGTCGAGGAGTTCGGCGGCTCGACCTGGAGCATCACCGGTGTCCCAAGCGATCTGCAGAAGGTCGATCCGAAGTCATTGATCCTGGACTTGTTGGATGAATTCGAAAGCGCACCGCGAATCAACCGCGTCGCCGACCTGCGAGAGAAGATTCTGATCCGCGCGGCATGTCACTCGGCTATTCGCGCCGGGCAAAGGTTGACCGCCATGGAAATGGAAGAGCTCCTTCGCCTGATGCGCCAGCACCAGCTCTCGTTCACCTGTCCCCACGGCCGCCCGACCGTGATTCGGCTGGCGAAGGATGAGTTGGATAAGCAGTTCAAGCGGATCGTGTGATCGCGGCTTCAGCCCTGGTAAGTTTTCTTCAGATACTTCACCGACTCTGCGATGAGCTCCCGCAGCACCTTTGCATCCACGTCTTCCAACTTCTTCACATACAGGCAGCCCTTGCCGTTCTTGTACTTCCCCAACTTCTCCATCAGGTCCTCGTAACGAGAGAACCCCGCCATGATGTAGATGCTGAAGGCTTGCTTGCGTGGTGAGAAACCGGTCAAAAACCAGTCGCCTTCGCGGCCGCTGGCGTACTTGTAGTGATAGTGCCCGAACCCAACGATACTGCCGCCCCACATGCGGGGTTCTTCGCCGGTGATTTCTTTCATCATCGCCAGGATCGCAAAGGCATCCTCGCGGCGCTTGGGGTTCTCGACGGAGTTCAGGAACTCCTCAACACTGCCGTCATTCTCTTTGGTCTTCAACTCAGCCATGGCGTCTCTCCAATTGAAGGCTCAGGCTCCTTCATAGGCTTCTTTGATCCACCCAAGCAGTTCCTTATCGATGTCTTTCTCGGTCGCGATCCGAACGCGGTGGCTCACCATCGCATTGAAACTGCCGGAGGCTTCAAGTCGGTCGGTCGGAGCCTTGCCTGGCAGATTGATCCCGACGTCGATTCTCGTGGCCGTGGAGGGCTGAATCAGCCCGAACTGCTTTGAACGGCGCAAACTGACGTAGGACTTCTTCGGGGCGATTTCCACGTCCTTGCCAAACTTCCGGATTTCCTTGATGAGCTTCTCGTAGATTGGGCGCAGATCGGCCTTCTTGCCGCTATACTGGCCGGCAATCAGGTCGTCGCTCGGCTGCGCACTGGCGGCGCTTCCGAGAGTCTCGTGGGCAATCAGATTCGCGTATCCGTGGGTTACGCCGTGCTCGGATTTAAGCCGTTTGACGATCTGCCCGTGTTTCTTCTCCTCCCACTTCGCGACGATCTTCTTCCATTCAGGCAGAGTCTTGCCGGTTTTCTCCTTCAACGCTGCAATCATCGACGCAGCCATTTCTTCCGGGGATTTCGCCATGGTGGTCTTCCTTTCGAAGGTCAGAGCGGCCAGTTTTCGACGCGCTGGCTCTTGGGCGAGATGGGCTCCATTATTCGGAACAGGACAAACAGAAGGCGAACGCCGAGCGCCGGCTTTCCAGTCTCCACAACGCGCTTCAGGGTGTTCACGATTAACTTTCCGCCCTGAAGCATCTGCTTGGCTGTTTTCGTTCCGGCTGGAAGGTCCTCAAGCGTCATTGTGAATTGCGTGCCACCATCCTTCTGCTCGAGATCGTAGATCACCTTGCAGGGCGGATCGTCGCAGTTTGTGAACTTGAAAGTGTGCGCGTAGCGGCGCGGAGGATCGAATTCGAGGATCTCGCCCACGACGCCGACGAACTTCCCACTCTTCGTGCGCATCTGCATCTTCTCGCCGGGCTTCAGTTCCCTGGTGTGCAATTGCGAGTTGAACATGCAGGCCTGCGGCTTGTCCTGCCTGGTGATCTCCTTCCAAACCTCCTCGATGGGTCCGTTGATTTGAACCCGGAACACAGCCTTGTCGCTGTCAGCCATCGTTGTCGCTCCTTTGGGATTCGATTCGGTACTTCATCGCGGTCATCTCAGAGGCCCAGAAGGAACTGAATTCCGTGGACCAGCGATCGTAGATCATCTGGATGGGCACCGGATTGAAGTACAAGTGCCGAACCCTCCCCACCTTGCGCGAAACAACCAGATTGGCGTCCTCGAGAAAACGGAGGTGCTTGAGGATCTGGATGCGGCTGACTTCGAAGAACTCCGCCACGTGGTTGACGCTGCAACCGGGCGAGTCCTTCAGGATGTCCAGAATCCGCCGCCGATCGGAATTGGCGAGCGCCCGGAACGTTGCATCCATCTCCTCATCTGCTATCATGTAACCATTTAGTTACCCATCAGCCCCGCCATGACAAGAGGAAAATACCGTGGGTACATAAATACTCAGAATCTGTGCACGGGATTGCACATTTCCCAACGTCCAGGTGCGATACGGGTTTCGCAGACAGCAAGTAAAGTTTCTGTTTTCAACGACCTACAGTTTATAAGCTGTGCCTCTTTGACCACCCTGGGAATTGTGAGACTGGTATGAGGTCTGCAAATAGGATGGTTTGAACTACGAGACTGACGCGCGAACTGGGAAGCTCGATGGGCACGACTCGTACCTATAAGGGAAGAAATCAGGGACTGATTATGGGGATTTTCGATCAAGTGAACGAAGTCATCGGCGCCGTGAAGGGCTGGTTTGACCGGTGCGAGGAAGAGCGCCGTCAGGAGGCCCTGGAGGTTCTTCATCCTCCGCGGCAGGAGAGCGACCGCGATGACAATCTGGGCGAGGACGCCCAGGGGCGGTTCTTGAACTTCGATGGCAGCAAGAAGCCCCAGCGTGGCTTGATGGACGATCCGACAACGGACGTTGCTGCCCCGCCGCTGACTCCCCCGCCCCCCACTGGACATAGCCACGCGCCCGCCCATCCCGAACATGCCCACATGACAAAGGGGAAAGCCGATCCGCGGACTCCGCCCACGCCAGGCGAAGTGGCTGGACTACGGCACCGAGGCAAGAATGTGGAACCCGATTCGGGCGGCCTGATTCAGAACGAAACGAACGATACGATGTATAACGCCCGGAACCAGGTGGTCGCAGTCATTCACCAGCGCTACGCGAAGTTTGGCGATTCGATCGCGACCGCGGTTCTGACGAAGGCCTTCATGCCGAATGGGCTCGAGCTATTGCTGACGAAGTTAGGCCTGGGATCGGTTGGATCGCAGTTCGAAGATCACGAGCAGATCGTGCGCTTCATCGATCGCGAAGGCGTTGCGGAGTTCTGTCGCCGCGCGGGCATTCGCTACAACGAGGAGAAGACAAAGTCTGAGCGGCAGACCTACGAAGAGAAGCAAAAGCGACGCCGCACGTCACAGAATTTCGCCCGCCAGGCGAAGAACGGCGGCGTCTCACCCACGATGGATCTAAAGAAAACTGGTATCAAGCCAGTGAAGCTGGAGAAGGCCGAGAATCTTCCGCAGTTCCAGTCGCCTGCCCCCGCCCCGCCGAAGGATCCAGGCACTGACTGAGGTCCAGGGGTTTCATGAACAAGGCGCTCGAGTCCTGCGCGAACCATCAGCAAATCAAGAAACAGAATCCCGGTCTGGGTCGGTAATCAGCGCCAGCGCTCGGGCGGCGCGGGAACGCGGTAGCGGGAGCCGGGGATGGCTTCCGACAACATCCGCACAAGCAGTGCACACGGCAACCCCACCACGTTGAAGTAATCCCCCTCCAGGTGATCGACGAATCCGCCGGCCTCTTCCTGAATGGCGTAGGCTCCGGCCTTGTCGAATACACGCCCCGTCGCGATGTAGTCTTCAATCTCCCGTTGCGATAGATTGCGAAACACAACATCGGTGGTTTCCGAATCGAGCATCGCTTCGGGCCGGCCAGCAATGGCAACGGCAACGCCGGTGATGACCTGGTGGGAGTCGCCGCTCAGGCTGTGCAGCATGTCGCGGGCGGCTTCTGCGTCGCTGGGCTTGCCATACAATTGGAGACTCTTCGTCACCACGGTGTCCGCACCGATCACGACGGTCCCTTCGGATTGGGACTGGGCAACGTCCATAGCCTTCGCATAGGCGGCGCGGATGGCGAATGTGCGCGGATGATCGGCCGGGATGGCCGATTCGTCGACGCCGGAGGGAATTACTTCGCATTCGATTCCCATGCGGGCGAGCAGTTCACGCCTGCGCGGCGAGTTGGATGCGAGAACAATCTTCGGTTGGGTCATTGAGTCATTTCTCTTCGGGCAATGAATCGGCGACGCCCAGCAGCGGCGCGATGTCCAGTTCCAGCACGACGATCCACTCGCCGGTGGGAAGCTCTTCGCTTCGCAATGTGCGGGCCGCCCGAATTGCTCGCGAGCAGGCCTCGGCCATCACGGCGTTGCGGTGCATGAGGTCACCCATCCGGGTTTTGCTGTCGAGCGGAACGAGTTGGATCTGGTCGATAAGGTCCGCGCGGGCGCGACGAAGGGCCTCTCGTTGAGCAGTCAGTTGTGCCTGAGCATCTTCGCGTCCGTCGGTGGGTTGCACCAGTTCGGCGCGAACGCCGCCTCCGGAAGAAAGGACTGCCGCCGCCAGTCCGCCCAGACGCATCTCCAGCGCGATGCTGACATCGCCCTCATCCCAGTCCGCCCGAAGGTCTTCTTCGGCGGAAGCAAGAGCGGCTTCAAGCGCGCGCGCCACAGGCGGGTTTTCTTTGGCAAACTCAGCCAGGTTCTTGTCCACAACTGCAGGCAATTCGTCAGCCTGTCGCCGCAGGTCGGCCTGGGCTTCGCCGCGTGCCGCCAAGACGGCACCGGCGTATGGAACGCCGGGAGGCGCATCGGTTTCGCCTTCGATCGGGGCAACCGCCGATGCGCGCAATATCTGACGCGCCCAGGGGATGGAGACTGGAGCCTGCAATTCCGGAGCGGGGGTGCGGGTTTCGGCTCCCGCGATGGGAGCGCGCCCTTCGCCGGTGACGAGCCATGTGGCCGGACGATTCGCGGCACAGCCAAAAAGAAAGAGCGCGACAGAGACAATCGCCGCCAGTCCCACTCGGGAAGTCAGAAGTGCACGCGGCGAGTTCATCAGTCCTGCTGACCGCGCGGGAAGATGCGGCGACGAACGCGCATCCGACCGGTGGAGTTCAACTTCTTCAGCGACCGCTGAAACCAGGTCCAAGGCATCAGCACCGATTCCTGGAAGACGTTCGAGTTGGCAACGTAGATCGACGTCGCATCGGAACCGGCCGCCAGCCGGTGGAAGCGCGGCGCGCGGCGACGTGGCAATTGCACTTCATCGACGACGGCAATGGCGTCCTCTCGGAATGCCAGCCGACGCCGGAACTGAATCGATGTGCGGGCCTTTCCGGTGATCAGAATCTTCTGCAGCAGGAACCGGACAGCATTCGCATGGAAGCGCCCGATGGTCAGCAGCAGTACGCGAAAGACGATCTGCTTGAACGGTGTCGACAAGGGTGCGCGACGGCGTTGAAAGACGCCGGAGACTTCGATCTCCAGGTGATCCGGCGCGATCTTCACTTTGTTGCGGTCGACGATGTGTGTCACGACCACGCGGCCGTCGTCCAGTTCACCGATCAGGCCCGTGTCGCTGGCGATTGGGCCTTCGCGGTCGAAGGCTTTGAACACGCCTCCCTTGTTCGCCGCCGCGACAGCGTGGTACTGCGGGCCGCGCACGACGAGCATCTCTGCGCCCTCGAACCACTTCGCTGTCAGCTTCTTGGGCAGATCGATTGGCTTGCCGCGCTCCGGCGAGTAATCCCGCCAAGCCTGCATCCAATCGTAGACGTAGTGCGCCGCCATGCGATCGTCGTCGTTGTAATAGCGGCGCCGCTCGGGCATCGAGCGCTGCAGGAAGGTCTCCGCAATATTGGCGGCGTTCGGGAAACGAGACGCCATGACCTCGAAGCCGTGCGGATAAAAGTGGTACGTGTTCCGGCTGCCGTACTCGCCGCCGTAAGAACCATCCGGGTGCATGAAGTTGACCGCGAAGTCCACAGCACGACCGATCGGTTCGATCAGGCGCTCGTCCTGGGTCTTCTGCCAGAGCTTGGTCAGGAACCCGATGCTGCAGGTGTGGTAGCCGGGGTCCGCGCCTTCGTACTCCTGGAACCAGCCTTCGGGATCCTGCCAGCTCAGGGTCAGATCGCGGAAAGAATTCGACGCCTTCAGGAAGCGCTTCTCGCCCGTCAGGATGTACACATTGTATAGCGCCAGCGCCGCGAAGGCCTGGTGGTTGGCTAACTGACCGGTTTCGTTGTGCTCGCGCAACCAGTCGCCACGAAGCGCAAAGAACTCGAGGTGACGCGGCTCGCGCAGATCGAGTTCGATCGCACTTTCCGTCATGGCGTAGAGACTGAACACCAATGCGCCGAGCGCGCGCTCGAACGGGAAGTAATCGTCGCAGGAACCATTCGGATAGCTGGATTCGCGGGCGAAGTCGATGCCGGCCTCGACGAGTTCCTTCATCCGAGGCAGTCCGTAATACGGATTGTTCGGCATCTGGAGCTTGTACGCCAGCGCCAGCGGCAGGACGAATTCCTGGTTCATGCCACACGGGAAGTCCATCGTCCGGTAGTGCCAGTACTGACGATCGAAGCAGCCGTACGTGCGGCTGAACGGGTTCTTGTCCGCCATCAGAATCAGGCGCGGCAAAGCACGCAGCGCTTCGTACGCGTACCAGTCCCGGTGACCGGGCTGGGGTTGAGGAAACTCTTGAATATCAGGCAATGGACAACCTCGCCGGTGGGTTCTCGTCGACCCGTCAGGGGACGAGAGGACCGGGCGCAGTGTCAATGCGCACGTTCTCCAGGTAAATGGGCTGCGAACTGATGGTCGGATTGAAGCCCATCAGATCGAAGGCCAGGTAGAAGCCGTTCTCATCGATGTCGTCAGGAATGACAGCGTACATGACGAGGTCGTTCCCATCGGCATCGGGAATCACACCCGTATAGCCCGCCGCCAGGGAAGCCGTCGTCATGGTCTGGTAGTACTCGAACGTCCACGATCCGAAGCGCATACGGAGGTCGGAGACGATGCGCTCGTCGGGCTCGTCGCAAGACAGCGTGCTGGTGATCCGGACGATTGTGCCGGGAGTCATTTCCATCCGCGCGCTGCTCCAGAAGCCGAAGCAGGTGTTACTGCTTGGCGCCAGCCAGAGC of the bacterium genome contains:
- the mutL gene encoding DNA mismatch repair endonuclease MutL, whose amino-acid sequence is MTIRVLPQTLINQIAAGEVVVNMASVLKEMVENSIDAGATHIDIELANDLRDMTIADDGCGMDRDDAELSLQRHATSKIRTTEDLFAIQTRGFRGEALASIAAVSRLELQTRRHEDLSGTRVVVEGGAIERIEGAGCPAGTRIIVRDLFFNTPARRNFLKTPVGEFNAALRTLVRQALAAHEVGVRVVKDDKVHLDLPVGQSLADRFKALMGSQVEHGLLELAFDRPPARVRGYLARPLSSRSDRRSQYLFVNDRPFSSKQIAAAIEQACRGFIMIGRFPIFCVFIDVPPEEVDINVHPTKEEVRFRNERSIAGACYHAARLALEEHGHVPNMQLGDEQGPQPAEQESRPAQDPAFFTSPEALVARAFERKRAREVQSDWIGLAAQQEDFQPRAPEFAPALGPAERVSAEEPEADAEPTAPPPKHSAQSPIAAGPGERPEPNFWRQGYEPEPLGQIANTYIVVRFGPDLLLVDQHAAHERIRFIELQQRSAEISSQTLLVPETFDVPADRRAAMETLAPALQNLGFEVEEFGGSTWSITGVPSDLQKVDPKSLILDLLDEFESAPRINRVADLREKILIRAACHSAIRAGQRLTAMEMEELLRLMRQHQLSFTCPHGRPTVIRLAKDELDKQFKRIV
- a CDS encoding DUF1801 domain-containing protein encodes the protein MAELKTKENDGSVEEFLNSVENPKRREDAFAILAMMKEITGEEPRMWGGSIVGFGHYHYKYASGREGDWFLTGFSPRKQAFSIYIMAGFSRYEDLMEKLGKYKNGKGCLYVKKLEDVDAKVLRELIAESVKYLKKTYQG
- a CDS encoding DUF4287 domain-containing protein, which codes for MAKSPEEMAASMIAALKEKTGKTLPEWKKIVAKWEEKKHGQIVKRLKSEHGVTHGYANLIAHETLGSAASAQPSDDLIAGQYSGKKADLRPIYEKLIKEIRKFGKDVEIAPKKSYVSLRRSKQFGLIQPSTATRIDVGINLPGKAPTDRLEASGSFNAMVSHRVRIATEKDIDKELLGWIKEAYEGA
- a CDS encoding SRPBCC domain-containing protein, which codes for MADSDKAVFRVQINGPIEEVWKEITRQDKPQACMFNSQLHTRELKPGEKMQMRTKSGKFVGVVGEILEFDPPRRYAHTFKFTNCDDPPCKVIYDLEQKDGGTQFTMTLEDLPAGTKTAKQMLQGGKLIVNTLKRVVETGKPALGVRLLFVLFRIMEPISPKSQRVENWPL
- a CDS encoding metalloregulator ArsR/SmtB family transcription factor, producing the protein MDATFRALANSDRRRILDILKDSPGCSVNHVAEFFEVSRIQILKHLRFLEDANLVVSRKVGRVRHLYFNPVPIQMIYDRWSTEFSSFWASEMTAMKYRIESQRSDNDG
- the maf gene encoding septum formation protein Maf — encoded protein: MTQPKIVLASNSPRRRELLARMGIECEVIPSGVDESAIPADHPRTFAIRAAYAKAMDVAQSQSEGTVVIGADTVVTKSLQLYGKPSDAEAARDMLHSLSGDSHQVITGVAVAIAGRPEAMLDSETTDVVFRNLSQREIEDYIATGRVFDKAGAYAIQEEAGGFVDHLEGDYFNVVGLPCALLVRMLSEAIPGSRYRVPAPPERWR